From Solanum stenotomum isolate F172 chromosome 2, ASM1918654v1, whole genome shotgun sequence:
ACCTTTAATTTTACATGTAGGACATGTTTCTAGCAGGAACTGAAACAGCATCTACAATATTAATTTGGGCATTtttagaattaattaaaaatccACGTGTCATGGAGAAAGCACAACTCGAAGTGAGACAACGATTAAATGggaaaaaaacatttaatgaTACTGATTTGGAAGAATTGAACTACTTGCAATTCGTTATCAAAGAAACATTAAGGCTACACCCTCCGGCTCCTCTGTTACTCCCAAGGGAATGTAGAGAAGAGACAAAGATCTATGGATACACAATACCTGTGAAAACCAAAGTTCTGGTTAATGCATGGTCGATTGGTAGAGATCCCAAATATTGGCATAATTCAGAAAGCTTTATTCCGGAGAGATTTGAGAATAGTACTATTGACTTTAAAGGAAATCACTTTGAATTTATTCCGTTTGGTGCAGGAAGAAGAATGTGTCCCGGAATGTTATCTGGTTTAGTTAATGTTGCACATCCTTTATCCCAATTACTTTATCACTTTGATTGGAAGGTTCCTGATGGAGTTAATCCAAATGATTTGGACACGATTGAAACAGAAGGATTAACAGCCAGGAGAAAGAATGATCTTTATTTAATTGCTACTCCATTTGGTCTCTCTAAATAATTAAAGACATAGACATAAAGaagtttgaattttatttaaggTAATTATATTGCATATTTAAGGTGATGAATAATAAGGCATTAATAGTGTCTATTGTATAATAGagtaagttttttttgttttttttttgcatgtatctgtatttttcatatttgtgaATGGTAAACAATGATCCATATATATgtggaataaataaaatatttagcaATATCCTTATATATgtgaaatatttatatttttggaattgtttaATTCTTCATTATGTTAGCTAGATTTCGATTGATCTTTATTGGggaaattgtatgaaatagcaaactattaattcaaattaaatgttatagtcatagtttattttaattgtagttcgcagcaaacatcgcccttttttgccatctgattcgatatacaattagccattttatacattttggtataaaatatataaaatgtgtttgtgtttgtataaagcgagagaaaagtgtatatacaaatgcaaatacatatattttcgtcctatatacttataattatacaaatacagatcttattatacaaattataatgtataaacgaatttatacaaaactgaacaatttgtataaaattgaatatttgtagcgaattatacatatcaaaagctccataacaaacataaaatttgctatgaagcgcaattatgcaaactatagctataatttttatgtttgctatataaGAAAGTTGttcctctttattttcataTCCAATATGGTCATCAAATTAGGCCCCCTTGACCTTTTACCGGAGTAAATAGAACTTCACAATCCAGGCCAATAggatattaattaaattgtttctAAAATTATTGTTAATTGTATTAAGCCTTGGCTTGATATTATAATTGATCTAGCTAGCTTCTTAAAGGGAGGGGATAATGTTGTTATGgttcaagaattcaaaaattGGGGCTGAAAATGGGAAATTCCTTATCGAACTAGATTTAGAGAAAGCTTTTTGATCGTCTTGAGTGGTGcgtaatattaattattgtcataCCATTGTATTGTGGACATCATAAATCAATTCATGTCATTATCGGTCCAAAGCATCTAACATGCGTTACTTAAGTTGTATCCTTCTGTATCTGAAATTGAATGTTGATGTGACTATTCCACGAGAGGCAATGCATGTGGTATGTTGAGAGACATACAACTTCTATGCTACCATACCTTATGCACCAATTGCAATAATTAAATTGCGAGCTTTAGGTATATGTCAtctaactttgagaaaatgctCATTTGTGCCATTTAAATTTGACAAGAGACTtattcatgtcattatttgttcaatttaaattttgcaAACCCATTTTTTACACGTGGTTAATTATGATTCgaacaaatcattttttttaagagGAAAGAGGCTCAAATATGCTATTGAACTTGGATAAAAGACTCATCTATGTCGTTTGGgttatatatgtcattttaatGAACAAATAATTACATGAATGAGCATTTTCTCAAGTGAAAATAACATAGATGAGTCAAATTTTTAACCGTAACATAAATGAATCTTTTCTCCAATTCGATAGCATATTTGAACATTTTCCATCAAATATCCATTGCCTTTACCCTTTTCGACACAACTTATGAACAATTGAACATTGCGGATAATTTAACAAGATAGATAGAATGAAGTTAGTACCAACGCCCCCCCAGAACTTGTGAACAATTGACTGAACACACGcaaattttcttaaattgaCATGAGCTTTACCTCCAAAACCCAACAACTCATAGCTCTTCTCAGTTCTTGTTCTTCTCTGAAACATGTTTTCCAAATTCATACTCAAATCATAATCTCAGGACTATCTCAACAAAATTTCATCCTCCTCAAAATTGTCAACTTTTTTGCTTCTCATACTCCCATAAACTCATCTTCTTACGCCGGTCTTCTCATCAAACAATCGCAAAATTCGTCGTGGTGGAATATCCTCATTAGGAATTATGCTACAGGTGAATACTGTTCACATAGTGAAGCCATTcccttttttgttgaaatgcGGCGTTCTGGAGCTGCTTCTGATGAATTCACAtacccttttcttttcaaagCTTGTTCGTCTTTTTTGGGTCTGAAAGAAGGGAAGCAGATTCATTGTGATGTCATCAAGATGGGTATTTGCAACAATGTGTATGTACAGAAcactttgattcatttttatgGGTCTTGCAAGAAGATTGTGAATGCATACAAGGTGTTTGATGTAATGTCGCTTAGAACTGTTGTTACTTGGAATTCGATAATTTCGGCTTGTGTGGGAAGCTGTTGGTATTATGATGCGATTGAGATTTTTCGTTTGATGAGAAAATGTGGGGTTCAACCGGATGAGACAACTATGGTGATTTTGCTTTCTGCTTGTGCTGAGTTGGGTGACTTGATTTTAGGGAAATGGATTCATTGTCAAGTGATTGAGCAAGGGATGCATGTGAATTGTCAATTGGGAACTTCCCTTATTGACATGTATGCTAAATGTGGAGCAGTGGATTATGCTCGTTTGATCTTCGATAGGATTGGTGAAAGAAATGTGTGGACATGGAGTGTGATGATTCTTGGATTAGCTCAGCATGGATTTGCAGCACATGCCTTGAAACTCTTTTCGAAAATGAAGGATTGTTCTGTGAAGCCTAATTATGTGTCCTTTCTTGGTGTGCTTTGTGCTTGTAGCCATGTTGGGATGGTGGAAGAAGGGCATCGTTTCTTTCAAGAGATGGAAagtctccatagcatcaagccTATGATGGCACATTATGGTGCCATGGTAGATATCTTCAGTCGTGCTGGACGTCTGGATGCAGCATACAAATTCATAGTTGACATGCCCATAGAGGCTGATGCAGTCATATGGAGAACATTGCTCAGTGCATGCCACATTCATGATATTAGCGACTATACTGGAGTGGGAGAGAAGGTCAGAAAGAGGTTGCTTGGATTGGAGCCTAAAAGGAGTGGGAATTTGGTCATGGTAGCAAATAAGTATGCTGAAACCGGTTTATGGGAGAAAGCAGCAAAACTGAGAAGTGGTATGAAAGAGAGACGACTTAAGAAGATTGCTGGAGAAAGCTGCGTATCAGTTTTTCAGAATCGATAGAGGTTGTTATCGAGTTCCAACGTGCAGGATGTTGGTCTGTGTCTGTCATCTTAATGAGATTCCATTAGAAGATGTATACTTGAGCTAATACCATGACACACTATTATGTGTTCTATGCTATCAAACTGAAATTGGATTATcagttgaaacaaaaaaaaaacagaatatTAACCACCTTATATGATCCAAGATATAAATGCCATGTCAGCTACACTATCACTCACCTAAAGGCTGAAAGTCGAACAGAAATAAAGCAGAAGAAGCAGCTCCAGTAATCCATAAACTCAGTCCTCTCTAATATTTATTGCTACAAGAAGAAAAAGTAGATATACACCCCACCACACattattcatattcattgaaaTCACTTAAAATGATCTATTGGATTGGTTTGAAGATGAGGAAGACTTGGCTTTTGCAAAATCAACAAGATCTTTGAAGAGTGCGTCCTCGGGTTTCTCTGGTTTGGATGGTGAAGAAGAATTAATAGAGAGATTCTTTGTTTGTCCAACTATGTTGTCATAGGAAGTCGATCCAGTTCTTGCGGGAGGGGAGCCACCAGAAACATGTTTCTCAAAGTACTGCTGTCTCTGATCATATCTGGCCGGTGGTGGAGGGAGTGCGGTAGGAGGAGGAGCATCCCAAGGTGCTGGAGGCAAGTTATCGGCAGATTTGGCTTTTGAATTGGATTCATTGTGGTTGTTTTTTCCAGTAAACATAGATGCAGTGGGGTTCAAGAAGTCCTCATCAGCAGTTGGATTTAGCAAATCATCCGGAGGGGGTGCAGATGAAGATGGCTTGGGACTTGACCATGGGATGGAACTCGCATTGTTTGAATTAGTTGAAGCAGCAATAGGTGAAGATCCTTCTGTTCCCAGTGATCTTTCTGATTCAAACCTGTCACCACTGAGATAATCAACCATTTTACCATCTGTAAAAACTGGTCTCCTTGATGAAGGTGGGGGAGGAAGAGTTGGAGTAATTCGCATAGGCTCGCTCTTCGCATCAATAGTCTTCCTCCCCTGTCCCTGTGATGGATCTCTTGAAGTTCTGCAAATTGAGTGACAGTGACacatgaagaaaaggaaaaaaaaaggccGAAGAC
This genomic window contains:
- the LOC125854228 gene encoding premnaspirodiene oxygenase-like isoform X8, whose amino-acid sequence is MLVKDIYSLIGGFDLTDLFPSQKWLHNISGMKSKLSKAHSKVGEILEKIINDHRDNRAKGKKCNGESGNEDFVDALLRVMESEEFGPPITNQNIKAVILDMFLAGTETASTILIWAFLELIKNPRVMEKAQLEVRQRLNGKKTFNDTDLEELNYLQFVIKETLRLHPPAPLLLPRECREETKIYGYTIPVKTKVLVNAWSIGRDPKYWHNSESFIPERFENSTIDFKGNHFEFIPFGAGRRMCPGMLSGLVNVAHPLSQLLYHFDWKVPDGVNPNDLDTIETEGLTARRKNDLYLIATPFGLSK
- the LOC125854582 gene encoding pentatricopeptide repeat-containing protein At2g36730, with protein sequence MSFTSKTQQLIALLSSCSSLKHVFQIHTQIIISGLSQQNFILLKIVNFFASHTPINSSSYAGLLIKQSQNSSWWNILIRNYATGEYCSHSEAIPFFVEMRRSGAASDEFTYPFLFKACSSFLGLKEGKQIHCDVIKMGICNNVYVQNTLIHFYGSCKKIVNAYKVFDVMSLRTVVTWNSIISACVGSCWYYDAIEIFRLMRKCGVQPDETTMVILLSACAELGDLILGKWIHCQVIEQGMHVNCQLGTSLIDMYAKCGAVDYARLIFDRIGERNVWTWSVMILGLAQHGFAAHALKLFSKMKDCSVKPNYVSFLGVLCACSHVGMVEEGHRFFQEMESLHSIKPMMAHYGAMVDIFSRAGRLDAAYKFIVDMPIEADAVIWRTLLSACHIHDISDYTGVGEKVRKRLLGLEPKRSGNLVMVANKYAETGLWEKAAKLRSGMKERRLKKIAGESCVSVFQNR